The following are encoded in a window of Labrus bergylta chromosome 16, fLabBer1.1, whole genome shotgun sequence genomic DNA:
- the ppan gene encoding suppressor of SWI4 1 homolog — MGKSKTKNQKKSRAQANHVAEETYGAVPHSFVFHRGQIGKNVGQLILDVRRVLEPYTAESLKIKKKNVLKDFVAIAGPLGVTHFMIFSKTPSSVNMRLARLPKGPTLHFRVQKYSLIKDVISSLKKHRMHDQQFTHHPLLILNNFGSDGMHVKLMATMFQNMFPSINVHRVSLNNIKRCVLLNYNPESQEIEFRHYSLKVVPVGMSRGVKKLMQERFPNMSKFDDISELLMKAANLSESEAEQDGDHNITELPQVYSGRGNMASQQSAVRLTEIGPRMTLQLTKIQEGMGEGNILYHSIVSKTEEEIQEILDRKEAQLREKQERRKKQEHDVAQKKEKNDENKKKSLAGIKRKNAEAEEDSEVEDPGLQEDRAFAVESDDEVEYYRQAVGQEPDEDMFPSSRKRQGFDKTHGPAKKRKMSPGKSPWKDRDAKSPKRNGPGGSRRDAQGKGWKNSRDEEKAFGKHMKSGGKVFKGKTFGSRNSGDRDMKFGGKKKFDGKKTFGGNKNKDRSFPSKSQKGKPGFKKKGAGGKQGFKQRKGKGYYTQEERHHTGNELNNINSEVILHRTEHCKSAIWILDRRNCVKQHPSAKSNMEQNFSACESFQIALLPAMYSIEFIVALAGNLFAVWLLVVRERKNWHTGVVLSCNLAISDLLYVLTLPLLIVYYFLEKHWLFGNPVCKIEKFLFTCNLYVSTFFIMAISVNRCVALMWPFFTRSHIRPYHAKAVSVVIWILVALISCPVLKFASVCPTKNSTLCVSFCTQPEVDETPHVTYKMFLAVFGCLVPFLVTFTSYCVVIWVVWKNVSITTLEKRKVALLVTSALVLYTISFVPYHVFQNYHLYLKIHYPNNFACWVYNMYQVSKGLATLNMCIHPILYMALFDSIRVACCGKSQEEDYKGGIRK, encoded by the exons ATGGGCAAGTCAAAG ACTAAGAACCAGAAGAAATCCAGAGCTCAAGCCAACCATGTGGCCGAGGAGACATACGGAGCTGTCCCCCACTCCTTCGTGTTTCATCGGGGTCAGATTGGAAAAAACGTGGGACAGCTGATCCTGGACGTGCGCAGAGTCCTGGAGCCATACACCGCAGAGTCTCTGAAG ATTAAGAAAAAGAATGTGCTGAAAGATTTTGTGGCTATCGCAGGACCCCTTGGCGTGACGCACTTCATGATCTTCAGTAAGACTCCCAGCAGTGTCAACATG AGACTTGCACGACTTCCCAAAGGTCCCACGCTCCATTTCAGAGTGCAAAAG TACTCTCTCATCAAAGATGTGATTTCATCCCTGAAGAAGCACAGGATGCACGATCAGCAGTTCACCCATCATCCTCTGCTCATTCTCAACAACTTTGGATCAGATGGCATGCACGTCAAACTGATGGCTACCATGTTTCAGAACATGTTCCCGTCCATTAATGTGCACAGG GTGAGCCTCAATAATATCAAGAGGTGTGTGCTGCTGAATTACAACCCAGAGTCCCAGGAAATAGAATTTCGGCATTA CAGCCTGAAAGTCGTCCCTGTTGGAATGAGCCGTGGCGTCAAGAAGCTAATGCAGGAAAGGTTCCCCAACATGAGCAAGTTTGATGACATCAGTGAGCTGCTGATGAA GGCGGCAAACCTTTCAGAGAGTGAAGCAGAGCAGGACGGGGATCACAACATTACCGAGCTCCCACAAGTCTATTCTGGCCGAGGCAACATGGCGTCCCAGCAGAGTGCTGTCCGTCTGACTGAG ATTGGCCCTCGCATGACTCTGCAGCTCACGAAGATACAAGAAGGCATGGGAGAGGGGAATATCCTCTATCACTCAATCG TCTCAAAGACGGAGGAGGAAATACAGGAGATCCTGGACCGGAAGGAGGCgcagctgagagagaaacaggagcGCCGGAAAAAGCAGGAGCACGATGTCGctcagaagaaagagaagaatgacGAGAACAA GAAAAAGAGCCTGGCAGGTATTAAGAGGAAAAATGCTGAGGCTGAAGAGGACAGCGAGGTGGAGGATCCTGGCTTGCAGGAAGACCGGGCATTCGCTGTTGAGTCTGACGATGAGGTGGAGTACTACAGACAGGCTGTAGGACAGGAGCCAGATGAAG ACATGTTTCCTAGTTCCAGAAAGAGACAGGGCTTTGACAAAACTCATGGACCTgccaagaagaggaagatgtcCCCCGGTAAATCACCATGGAAGGATAGAGATGCCAAATCTCCAAAAAGGAATGGCCCGGGAGGATCTCGGAGAGACGCTCAAGGAAAGGGATGGAAGAATTCCAGGGACGAGGAGAAAGCATTTGGAAAGCATATGAAGTCGGGAGGAAAGGTGTTCAAAGGAAAGACATTCGGTTCAAGGAATTCTGGTGATCGTGACATGAAATTTGGTGGCAAGAAGAAATTTGATGGGAAGAAAACATTCgggggaaataaaaacaaggacCGATCATTTCCATCTAAAAGTCAGAAAGGTAAGCCAGGCTTCAAGAAGAAAGGCGCAGGAGGAAAGCAAGGCTTCAAACAGAGGAAGGGGAAAGGCT ATTACACCCAAGAGGAGAG ACATCACACAGGAAATGAACTGAACAACATAAACTCTGAGGTTATACTTCATCGCACAGAGCACTGCAAGTCTGCCATTTGG ATATTGGACCGAAGAAACTGTGTAAAGCAGCATCCTTCAGCTAAAAGCAACATGGAGCAAAATTTCTCTGCCTGTGAGAGCTTTCAGATTGCCCTGCTGCCCGCAATGTACAGCATTGAGTTCATTGTTGCCCTGGCCGGAAACCTATTTGCAGTTTGGCTGTTGGtggtcagagagagaaagaactgGCACACTGGAGTTGTCCTGTCTTGCAACCTGGCGATCAGTGACCTGCTGTACGTCCTGACCTTGCCTCTGTTGATCGTCTACTACTTCCTGGAGAAACACTGGCTGTTTGGTAACCCTGTGTGTAAGATTGAGAAGTTTCTTTTCACTTGCAACCTGTATGTGAGCACCTTCTTCATCATGGCAATAAGTGTGAACCGGTGTGTGGCCCTTATGTGGCCCTTCTTTACTAGATCCCATATAAGGCCTTACCACGCCAAGGCTGTCAGTGTCGTCATCTGGATCCTTGTAGCACTTATTTCCTGCCCTGTGTTGAAATTTGCCTCTGTTTGCCCTACAAAAAACAGcacattgtgtgtgtctttctgtacCCAGCCTGAAGTAGATGAAACCCCTCATGTCACTTACAAAATGTTTCTTGCAGTTTTTGGGTGTCTTGTTCCCTTCTTGGTTACTTTCACTTCTTACTGTGTGGTTATTTGGGTGGTGTGGAAAAATGTCAGCATAACCACACTGGAGAAACGCAAAGTAGCTTTGTTGGTCACATCAGCTCTTGTGCTGTACACCATTTCCTTTGTGCCTTACCATGTCTTTCAAAACTATCACTTGTATCTGAAAATCCATTACCCCAACAACTTTGCCTGTTGGGTCTACAACATGTACCAGGTGTCTAAGGGACTGGCTACTCTGAATATGTGTATCCATCCAATCCTTTACATGGCTTTGTTTGACAGTATCAGAGTAGCTTGTTGTGGAAAGAGCCAAGAGGAAGACTACAAAGGAGGGATAAGGAAGTAG
- the angptl6 gene encoding angiopoietin-related protein 6 encodes MEKTLTIGLTLFLTLCLNIPEAAGRKEGTHGEDTQKRSSRSSDTKGGRCSYTFIVPQQKLTGALCLNTQSATTNHSEVAALRAELRQQQEQMDRLRGQLEQEGTLAVEVRALRKESSNMNSRIAQLYAQLLHEVMQKKDQVLEQRRVENLLLNATTQALQVSSNYRDLEKKYGALTSMMSSQNLLIARLEKQCQCRVSNQSSLSGQVTTEPPQSQSNMHPNYSSDTNEMTNDVQRDQSAPPTQKEKTADFIPSTTANTPTDSPFISFPVTKTPGPWRDCQHVLESGETTSGIYLLRPQSANRLLQAWCEQSQAQGGWTVIQRRQDGSVNFFRTWEQYKQGFGNLDGEYWLGLEHLYWMTKQAQYKLRVALEDWQGRQVFAEYDSFHLEPESDWYRLRLGQYQGTAGDSLSWHNNKAFTTLDRDKDSYTGNCAHFQKGGWWYHMCAHSNLNGVWYRGGHYRSRYQDGVYWAEFHGGSYSLKRVSLMIKPT; translated from the exons ATGGAGAAGACACTGACAATAGGCCTGACTCTTTTCTTAACACTCTGTCTGAACATACCAGAAGCTGCAGGACGGAAGGAGGGCACTCATGGCGAGGACACTCAGAAACGTTCGTCCCGATCGTCAGACACAAAAGGAGGCCGTTGCTCCTACACTTTCATTGTCCCGCAGCAAAAGCTCACAGGAGCCCTGTGTTTAAACACACAGTCTGCCACCACAAACCACTCAGAGGTGGCGGCGCTGCGGGCGGAGctcagacagcagcaggagcagatgGACCGGCTCCGGGGCCAACTGGAGCAGGAGGGGACCCTTGCTGTGGAGGTGAGAGCCCTGCGCAAAGAGAGTAGCAACATGAATTCTCGTATTGCACAGCTCTATGCCCAGTTGTTGCATGAAGTCATGCAAAAGAAAGACCAGGTTTTGGAGCAGCGGAGGGTGGAGAACCTCCTGCTAAATGCTACAACACAG GCTCTGCAGGTGTCCAGTAACTACAGGGATCTTGAGAAGAAATATGGAGCGCTTACCTCCATGATGAGCTCCCAGAACCTGTTAATTGCTCGCCTGGAGAAGCAATGCCAGTGCAGGGTATCCAACCAGTCCTCTTTG TCTGGACAGGTAACGACTGAACCACCACAAAGCCAGTCCAATATGCATCCAAATTACAGCTCTGACACCAACGAAATGACCAACGATGTTCAAAGGGACCAAAGTGCTCCACCaacacaaaaggaaaaaactGCTGATTTCATCCCCAGCACAACAGCCAACACTCCTACAGACTCTCCATTCATTAGCTTTCCTGTCACAAAGACTCCAG GCCCGTGGCGAGACTGTCAGCATGTTTTGGAATCAGGTGAGACCACCAGTGGGATCTACCTGCTCCGCCCACAGAGCGCCAACCGCCTTCTGCAGGCGTGGTGTGAGCAGAGTCAGGCTCAGGGAGGCTGGACAGTCATCCAAAGGAGACAGGATGGGTCTGTCAACTTCTTCAGGACTTGGGAGCAGTATAAG caaGGCTTTGGGAACCTAGATGGGGAGTACTGGCTTGGTCTGGAACACCTCTACTGGATGACTAAGCAGGCCCAGTATAAGCTACGGGTGGCTCTGGAGGACTGGCAGGGCCGACAGGTGTTTGCCGAGTATGACAGCTTCCACCTGGAACCGGAGAGTGACTGGTACCGACTGCGGTTAGGACAATACCAAGGCACTGCAGGGGACTCCCTCTCTTGGCACAACAACAAGGCCTTCACCACTCTGGACCGAGACAAGGACAGCTATACAG GTAACTGTGCTCATTTCCAAAAGGGAGGCTGGTGGTACCACATGTGCGCCCACTCCAACCTGAACGGTGTGTGGTATCGGGGTGGACACTATCGCAGCCGCTACCAGGACGGGGTCTACTGGGCAGAGTTTCATGGAGGGTCCTACTCTCTGAAACGCGTTTCCTTGATGATCAAGCCCacataa
- the eif3g gene encoding eukaryotic translation initiation factor 3 subunit G — MPSIEYDDSKPSWADQVEEEGDEGTLPPSKETIKGNIKTITEYKIDDDGKKFKIVRTFKIETRKASKAVARRKNWKKFGNSEFDAPGPNVATTTVSDDVFMTFISSKEDLNAQDQDEDPMNKLKGQKIVSCRICKGDHWTTRCPYKDTLGPMQKELAEQLGLSTADKEKPAGSVEPEPAQPAQSKTGKYVPPSLRDGSTRRGESMQPNRRGGSDDNATIRVTNLSEDTRETDLQELFRPFGSISRIYLAKDKNTGQSKGFAFISFHRREDAARAIAGVSGFGYDHLILNVEWAKPSNN, encoded by the exons ATGCCGTCGATTGAATACGACGA CTCCAAGCCCAGCTGGGCAGATCAAGTCGAGGAAGAAGGAGATGAAG GCACACTACCACCCTCAAAGGAAACCATcaaaggaaatataaaaactatCACGGAATATAAAATAGATGATGACGGAAAGAAGTTCAAG ATTGTGCGGACCTTCAAGATTGAGACAAGAAAAGCCTCAAAAGCTGTTGCCAGGAGAAAG AACTGGAAGAAATTTGGAAACTCTGAGTTTGATGCCCCAGGTCCTAATGTTGCCACCACTACAGTCAGTGACGATGTCTTTATGACTTTCATTTCAAGCAAAGAG GACTTGAACGCCCAAGACCAGGATGAGGATCCCATGAATAAACTGAAAGGACAGAAGATTGTGTCTTGTCGTATTTGCAAAGGCGACCATTGGACCACCCGCTGTCCATACAAGGATACCCTGGGCCCCATGCAGAAAGAGCTGGCTGAACAGCTTGGACTTTCCACCGCAGACAAGGAGAAGCCTGCCGGCTCTG TTGAACCAGAGCCTGCACAACCTGCGCAGAGCAAGACTGGGAAGTATGTGCCCCCGAGTCTGAGGGATGGAAGCACCCGGAGAGGGGAGTCCATGCAGCCCAACCGGCGAGGTGGAT CTGATGACAATGCTACCATCCGTGTGACCAATCTGTCTGAGGACACCCGTGAAACAGACTTGCAGGAGCTCTTCAGGCCGTTTGGCTCCATCTCCAGGATTTATCTGGCTAAAGACAAGAACACCGGACAGTCGAAG ggatTCGCCTTCATCAGCTTCCATCGCCGCGAGGATGCAGCCAGAGCCATTGCAGGAGTGTCAGGATTTGGATATGATCATCTTATTCTCAACGTTGAATGGGCCAA ACCTTCAAACAACTGA
- the icam5 gene encoding intercellular adhesion molecule 5 translates to MQPLRTLGPLMLMILLCDSSCPPESNPLTLDPPVVVGELGETVGVNCSSVNDNHYGMYWRTRNTESELEEENSFIAESLQLSDWNTAAECKIKLNETYECSKELEIIMYKNPDVSLYPTKYLIDLVEGTPFELQCDIIEVAPVQKLTVRWYKGKQIIKTDTFSNTTKRPVEESSILMVNISRGDHGAQFRCEAQLDFGPHGVQTPVISKTHQVSVLYSPAFKRNTVSDYYILKEGVNVSLLCEAEGNPPPVFSWTRDGLNLSEMTDHLNLTRVENNSIYNCTASNRLGSITKRISVQAIKVAKMPVPEVMTTPEATTPTPTYPEVSTSAAPDTSTPTISESPTPATEASTPAYTEASTARGCPLILTPPKIVVKFGDPATVNCSTSASDADLMGWESTVGGTGVVKPPAVTWRVKKLEQWTIKPKCFVTTEHEQCHVMPEVTLYKTPDMVSISAMNPGPMVEGKDFSLICNISNAAPVGNLTIQWYRGDIHVDKQTINTTIVTPLNVSSTLRITPRRGFDKSYFKCIAELHLGPYGPRPVPTMTSLPYIADVHYLPIFKESDIIMITLAQGENVTFDCTAEGNPSPKMQWKFPSAVNVIETTWGRYRNISIIGATSTNDGVYICNATNDIGTVTRSVTVIMESKTSEGPSWFIWVIVILCVVFLLCIFVAILHYCRKKNGQYSFVKTTDDIPMTDKPEA, encoded by the exons ATGCAGCCTCTGAGGACGCTCGGCCCTCTCATGCTCATGATTTTACTGTGTG ACAGTAGCTGCCCCCCTGAGTCCAACCCCCTCACCCTGGATCCTCCTGTGGTTGTAGGAGAACTCGGAGAGACAGTGGGTGTAAACTGCAGCAGTGTGAATGACAATCATTATGGGATGTACTGGAGAACCAGAAACACAGAATCTGAATTGGAAGAGGAGAATAGTTTCATCGCTGAGTCTCTGCAACTCTCAGACTGGAATACAGCAGCTGAGTGCAAAATAAAGCTGAATGAAACTTATGAATGCAGCAAAGAGCTGGAAATCATCATGTACA AGAACCCAGACGTGTCGCTGTATCCCacaaaatatttgattgatTTGGTGGAAGGGACGCCGTTCGAGCTACAATGTGATATCATCGAGGTTGCTCCCGTTCAAAAACTCACTGTGAGGTGGTACAAAGGCAAACAAATCATCAAGACAGACACCTTCAGCAACACAACCAAAAGACCGGTGGAAGAGTCTTCTATCCTGATGGTCAACATCAGCAGAGGGGACCACGGGGCTCAGTTTCGATGTGAGGCTCAGCTGGACTTTGGGCCTCATGGAGTACAAACTCCTGTTATTTCTAAGACGCATCAAGTTTCTGTTCTGT ATTCCCCTGCATTCAAGAGAAACACAGTAAGTGATTATTACATATTGAAAGAGGGTGTTAATGTCAGCCTGCTCTGTGAAGCTGAGGGGAACCCCCCTCCTGTCTTCAGTTGGACTCGTGATGGGCTGAATTTGTCGGAGATGACAGATCATTTGAACCTTACTCGAGTAGAAAACAATTCAATCTACAACTGCACAGCCTCCAATCGTCTTGGAAGCATAACTAAGCGAATCAGTGTTCAGGCAATAAAAGTGGCCAAGATGCCGGTCCCTGAAGTCATGACCACCCCAGAggcaacaacaccaacaccgACTTACCCAGAGGTATCAACATCAGCTGCCCCGGACACATCAACGCCAACCATTTCTGAGTCACCAACACCAGCCACTGAAGCTTCAACACCAGCCTACACAGAGGCTTCTACAGCACGAG GTTGCCCTCTCATATTGACACCTCCCAAAATCGTGGTGAAATTTGGAGATCCAGCTACAGTGAACTGCAGCACATCAGCCTCAGATGCTGATTTAATGGGCTGGGAGTCAACAGTAGGAGGCACAGGGGTTGTAAAACCACCGGCAGTCACCTGGAGGGTTAAAAAACTGGAACAGTGGACCATAAAACCTAAGTGTTTCGTCACTACAGAACATGAGCAGTGCCATGTGATGCCAGAGGTCACTCTTTACA aaacTCCCGACATGGTGTCAATCTCTGCAATGAATCCTGGACCGATGGTAGAGGGCAAAGACTTTTCCCTGATATGTAACATCTCCAATGCGGCTCCTGTTGGGAACCTCACAATACAGTGGTACAGAGGCGACATACATGTGGACAAGCAAACAATTAATACCACCATTGTGACCCCACTCAATGTGTCTTCTACCCTGAGAATCACACCTAGGAGAGGTTTTGAcaaatcatattttaaatgcattGCTGAGCTTCATCTTGGACCGTATGGTCCTCGGCCAGTCCCGACTATGACCTCATTGCCTTACATAGCTGATGTGCACT ATCTCCCCATTTTCAAGGAAAGTGACATTATAATGATTACCCTGGCCCAGGGTGAAAATGTGACTTTTGACTGCACTGCTGAGGGCAACCCTTCCCCTAAGATGCAATGGAAGTTCCCCTCTGCAGTGAATGTGATAGAGACCACTTGGGGGCGCTACAGGAATATCAGCATCATAGGAGCCACGTCTACCAATGATGGTGTTTACATCTGTAATGCCACGAATGACATTGGGACTGTGACAAGATCTGTCACAGTGATAATGGAAA GTAAAACTAGTGAGGGCCCCTCATGGTTTATATGGGTTATTGTTATTCTTTGTGTGGTTTTCTTGCTCTGCATCTTCGTGGCCATTCTCCATTATTGCcggaaaaaaaatggacaatATAGTTTTGTCAAAACCACGGATGATATCCCAATGACAGATAAGCCTGAAGCTTAG